From Dethiosulfovibrio faecalis, one genomic window encodes:
- a CDS encoding cobyric acid synthase, whose product MKAKTLMLQGTSSDVGKSVLATGLCRIFYRMGYSVAPFKAQNMALNSYVTMEGGEMGRAQVDQARAAGMEPSVDMNPVLLKPEGNSRSQVVVMGRPMVTLSAMDYHSRKVELWRSVTDSLDRLGERHDLIVIEGAGSPAEINLKANDIVNMRVASHLGSPVLLVGDIDRGGVFASLYGTLELLEEKEKELVRGFIINKFRGDLSLVGSGLDMLLNLTGKPTLGVIPYLSDLGIAQEDSVFLEEHDRLSRGSLDLVAIRYPRTSNYDDLDALAMEPDVGVRLVDSPCDMGRPDGIILPGSKSTVSDLLWMRENGLEAEILALAGSGVPVVGICGGFQMMGRAIWDGDRVESSDECVKGMGLLDSVTSFKAEKRTVRTKGTVRGRLGFFGEIQGVDVEGYEIHMGRTDSPIKDGLFLLENGDLDGIADPEGLHWGTYLHGIFDLPDFRRSWLRSIGWRESGHGISLGQHRNRAFDRLADHMEEHMDMGELRRIVGL is encoded by the coding sequence ATGAAGGCCAAGACCCTGATGTTGCAGGGAACCTCCTCCGATGTAGGTAAAAGCGTTCTCGCCACCGGGCTGTGTAGAATTTTTTACAGGATGGGATATTCGGTGGCTCCCTTCAAGGCTCAGAATATGGCTTTGAATTCCTACGTGACCATGGAGGGAGGGGAGATGGGGCGAGCCCAGGTAGACCAGGCCAGAGCGGCCGGAATGGAGCCCTCGGTGGACATGAATCCGGTTTTGCTAAAACCGGAGGGCAATTCCAGGTCTCAGGTAGTGGTGATGGGACGGCCGATGGTGACCTTGTCCGCCATGGACTACCACTCGAGAAAGGTGGAGCTTTGGCGTTCAGTTACCGACTCCTTGGACCGTCTTGGCGAACGACACGATCTTATAGTGATCGAAGGCGCCGGCAGTCCGGCGGAGATCAACCTAAAGGCCAACGACATAGTCAACATGAGGGTCGCCAGCCATCTGGGTTCTCCGGTCCTTCTCGTGGGGGATATCGACAGAGGGGGGGTTTTCGCCTCCCTCTACGGTACTTTGGAACTGCTTGAGGAAAAGGAAAAAGAGCTGGTTCGAGGATTTATCATAAACAAGTTCAGAGGCGATCTTTCCCTAGTCGGATCAGGCCTGGATATGCTTCTGAACCTGACGGGGAAACCTACTTTGGGAGTCATTCCATATCTTAGCGATCTCGGAATAGCTCAGGAGGACTCTGTTTTTCTGGAGGAGCACGACAGGCTTTCCCGAGGAAGCTTGGACTTGGTGGCAATAAGGTATCCCAGGACCTCCAACTACGACGACCTAGACGCTTTGGCCATGGAGCCCGATGTCGGAGTTCGCTTGGTGGATTCCCCCTGCGATATGGGGCGGCCTGACGGGATAATATTGCCGGGCAGCAAGAGCACCGTGTCCGATCTGCTCTGGATGAGGGAAAACGGTCTGGAGGCGGAGATCCTGGCCTTGGCGGGATCTGGCGTACCGGTCGTCGGGATATGCGGAGGTTTTCAGATGATGGGAAGGGCCATTTGGGATGGAGACCGCGTGGAGAGCTCCGATGAGTGTGTAAAGGGCATGGGGCTTCTCGACTCGGTGACGTCCTTTAAGGCTGAAAAGAGGACGGTCCGGACCAAAGGGACGGTCCGGGGCAGGTTGGGCTTTTTTGGAGAAATTCAGGGGGTCGATGTGGAAGGATACGAGATACACATGGGACGGACCGATTCGCCGATTAAAGATGGACTGTTTCTCCTGGAAAACGGTGACCTCGACGGTATAGCGGATCCAGAAGGGCTCCATTGGGGCACCTATCTTCACGGGATATTCGATTTGCCCGATTTCAGACGGTCGTGGCTTAGATCCATCGGTTGGAGGGAGTCCGGTCATGGGATTTCTCTGGGACAGCACAGGAACAGGGCTTTCGATCGTCTGGCCGACCATATGGAGGAGCACATGGACATGGGCGAACTCAGG